The Candidatus Omnitrophota bacterium genome contains the following window.
TTTCTTGCTGCTGTTTTAATAAACAATAAATCTTTTTCGCAAACTGGCATGAATTTGATATTCCATTTTTTACTGAGCATAATATTAGCGAATTTAACAATAAACTCTAGAATATCGTCGTCTCTTCCCCATTGTCCAGAATCAGATACGCCAATATTGATGCCAATAACTTTCCTCCTTTTTTTCGCAATAATACCCGGCTTTGCTAACGATAATGAAATGTCGCCAATGACTTCTGCTTTATCAAATCCTCGCTCGCATAATAATTGTTGTGATATCGGGCCTCTTACTCCTACAAATATTGATTTATTTAAAATTTCTAACCATTCATTTAGTGAATCTTGCCAATTTTTGACTCTATTCCAAAAAATCGGATTCCTAACACCTGTCCCAAAAACGAAAGTTTTACCATATCTTTCTTGGGCTATTCTGTATTTTTCATGATATCCTTTAGCATTAATCAGTGTACCGCCGCCTTGACATACAGCTTGAAACATTTCCCTTTTTTTAATTTTTTCGAATAATTCAATTTTGTGGGTAAATTTAAACGGCAATACGTCAAACTGACAAAAAAGTCTTTTAAATGCTTCGAACATTATCTCATCACCGAGATTACCAAAGCCTACCCATCCAATATACCCTATTCGCCTTTTAAATGGCAATAGATACCGCCAATTCCTTCCTGCTGAGTTAATAATTGATAAAAAAGATGCCATGTTATCCAATATAAATCATTTAATTGATATTGAAATTTAACTTAACGCTGTGAGCAACTTTAAGAAAAAATGAATATAATTTAGCAAGTTTCCCACCAAGACATTGCTCATCAAACCTACGTATATTCCCTTTAGCCCCGGCATCATCAAGAATAGCCCGGGCAAGATCGTAGCGTTTTTGCGCTTCAAGCAGGTCTACAAGCGCTAGGTAATTAATCTTAAAATCAATTTGATTTTGGTGCCTGAAAGCTCTTTTGAGTTCCTGAGGAGATAGATCATGAATAGGAAAAGCCTCTGCATATTTTAATTTGCCTATTGCTAACAGCATAGCCATTGTTTTAATACATTTAATACATCTACCGCAATTTAAGAATTTATCATGATTGATAGTGCAAACTCTTAAATTCTGTAAAGCAATATCCCAATCAGCAATTATTTTAATCTTTTCAATCCTAGCAGATAATTTATCATGAATTATTTTTAAATCTAAGCTGCTATAATTGCGATCTAATGAAGGGTGGGATCCCCATGGTTGCAAATTTCTCGGAGAATCTGTAGAAGCAATATACATCATACTTATTCTTGAAGTAAAACAATGTGCAACTGAGGAAAGAGCGGCGCCATGAAACCATTTAATCCAAAAGTCGACATCACTATACAAATGTCTAACATTAGTAAAAACTGGTATCAGATTAACCTGCGCTTCTTTAGCAACTTCTGCGGCGCTCTTCATTGCTCTATCAAAGATGTCAAACTTTTTTTCTGAATTCTCATCATGGTAGATATCGAACCCATGAACGAGAAAGCAATCTTTAATAGAAGAGGGGTGATTTAGGGGGTAAGTAAGGCGGTTATTGCGTAAAGAAAAAATTGAATCCACTCCTCCTGAAAAAAATAGTCCAGCCCGATTTCTCCGATTCGTAGACGTTGAACTTGCCTTTATATTTGCATCAATTTGAATGGGCCTATATTGAGAACCATACCATTTTCTGAAGGTCTGTATATTGGTCACTATGCCCTTATGCAGAATCGAACAAACTTCTCCCTCTATTTTTATCCTTTTTTCTCCCAAATACATAGCTGGTAAACAACAACCAACCAAAAAAGCATTGGGGTTGACTACCAAATCATCTCTAAATTCATCACTTGTTTCAAAATAAATATCAAGGCTTGCCTTGTCTACATCTTCCCAGACAACGGTGGCAACTGCTCGACTTAAACCATCTCTTGTTTCTTCTCTTATATTTTTGATTTCCACTTTTCGTACCTCAGCTAACTAAAGTTTGATTGGTTTTCTCCCAAAAAGCTTTAGTGTTAACAAGCCTCGAATCATATTCTTAAACCATTTAAATTTATGCCATTTCATTAAAAATTGTTCAAAAACTATGATTCTTGCATATTTTTCGTATCCTAGTTTTGTCAATATATGTATACTACGATTATTGCTGGGATCTATAGCTCCTACCAGGTATCTATATCCTTGTCTACGACAAAAATCAGTAATGTACGATTTAAGAAAAAAGCCTAATCCATTCCCCCTATATTCAGGTACTACGTAGAATTGAAATAAGTAGGCTTGATCTTCTTTAAAAATAATCTCCAAATCAAAACCTCCCCGCAAGGGAATCTTCTTAAGAACTAAGCAAATAGCTCCGATAATACGAGCATCCCGAATAGCTAGGAAATAACGAGATTCCAAATTTAAAACATCTTCCAAATCACTTCTTTTAACTAAAATATCTTTACGCAATTCAAGATATTCATCAAAATATGTCCTATCGTTTTTAGACAGAGTTTTAATCTGGATTTTTTCCTGCCATAAACGTAGTTTTTTTTCATCAGCCTCTTTAGAAGACAGAGACTTATCCCAAAGATTCAAAATGTAAATATCAATTGCTTTTTGCTGTCGAGTTGATAAAGCTTTTATTGAACGTAGAATACTAAAAATATCTTTTCGCCATACATTCTTTAATTTTTCTTTAACCCCTTCCTCTTGAACTTGAATCATTCTGTAAATCTCCCAATAAAGATTGCTACTTGGATATATTATGAATTAAAAGTTTTTGCAGCAAAAATTACAGTAACCAACGACCTAAGAACACTGCCGGAAAAGATATGATCATCACCACTCGGTAATTCCTTTTTCATTAACCTCTCAACGCTCTTAATATCCAATATTCCCTCTACGCAGGGTGCTATAGTTAAAGCCTCTGACATCAGTTTTTGAAAAGATTTGTTGCGCAGAGAAAATGTATCAACATAAAACTGCGAAGTTACAACCGGCAAATAACCGGATAATCGCATAATGGGGAATCGCACTTTTTCATTATAGTTTTTCCACAGTTTGTATTTAACCTCGGCTTTTAATCCCCTCACTAAACCCTCAGCATATTTTGCATTTTGCTCTAAAGGAATCGCTGCAAGCTGCGGACTTTTTTTGATCAAAAGAAGATCAGTAATAAGACGACTAAACAATAAAGCCGGAGGAAGCGAAAAGACGAAATCCATTAAATCATTGTCTATGGGAGGCATCCTAAGACAATCGGCCGTAGCCAGTGCTCTAACTGATCCCCCTACTTTGAAACGGCCGTTCGTCCGTAACCACAAACCCCACATTTGATGGTAAGGATAATTCGCGATGCGTTGAATAAGGGCGACGAGTTCGTTTTTATAATCATTTACATAATCGTCAACATCTCCCAAAAAACACTGTCGTAGTTCCTCAAGAGAGAGAAGCGACGATCCCGGAAAATTTAAGTAGTAAGCTGCCTTTTCTTGCTCGCTATTGAAGGATTTCATCTTATTGGGAAGATGCCCGCCACCGATGATTTGATCCGCTAGGTAACTTGACGTTACATAATCACAACCCTGAGAGAGTTTATTTATAGTTTCAAAAGTGTCAAGAGGAAATATGCGACGAGAAAAACTATCCAAACCTAAATATGCCCAAGCAGAATTGATATTGAAATCCCGGCAAATGGGCGAACGTTGCCAGGTGAAGCCCTGTACACGACTTACCTCTCGCGCCAGGAAGACTTCACTGTGATGCGGTTCGCCAAAAGTGACACATTCCGGCGAAATTCTAGCTTTTTTCAAGATATAACTATAGAGTCGGGAATCTTTCCCTCCAGACTGAAGATAACGTACCTTATCTCCGGGCTTAAATAGGCGTTTAACCGCATGGGTATATCTATATTCAAGCTCATCAAGCAATAGTAGCTGGCTAGTCCCCCAATTTTTTTCTGAGAAAGGCAAAGCTTTCTCTTCAATCAGTTTCAGTTCGCCCTTATTTATCCGGTAGCTTGAATTCGGCAACAAACGAACAACATTCTCCAAAATTGTGCGTTCCTCGAATGCTATCCCCATATACAACAAATCAAACAGGCCTCTCTTACTCAATTTTGGGGAATAACCGGGAATGAGCTTCAAAGTCATAATAGACGACGTTAAAACAAAACTATCATGGCCTACAACTACAAAAAATACCTGGTAAATTCCCAGCCGATCCAAGGCTACTTCTGCGAATTGTTCTTTAGGGCTCAAAACAAAAAAGTTATACATGCCGTTTAAGCCGATACACGCTGATATACCCGATTTCTTGTAAAGCATATAAAGCGATTGGGCATTGGCTTTTTGGTAAGTATCTTTCGAATTCTCCATAGATACCTTTTCACCCACATACCCGTTTAAGATGGCGATTTGATTTGAATCTCGGTCGACAAAAATATCAAGCGTATCATTCTTGTTTTGCGTATAGACAACATGGGCATTATCGAATTGGTATTTTGAAGTCGTAAGCCATGAAAAGAACTTCAATTTCGCAGCTATGCTTTTGAGAGCACTCTCACTTAAGGGTTTATTATTATGGAAATGAATGAAAAAATGACTCATATGCCAGCCTTCTTATTATTTATTAAGTTGCCATTCGATTTTTGCTAAGAATACCAGATTGTCGCTACCCGACATTTCAGCAGCTGCAATTCGGAATATATCATTTTTTCTAAACGAATTAATAATTCCTGTATTCTTTAATTGCATTTTTCAATTTGTTAAGACTGCTGTTTATAGCCTTTACTGGGACAATACTAGCTTCTTCATTTCTATAATAAAGTTTCTTTCGATTCTGTGTAGCGAGTAAACATATACTGCTATAGCAAAAGAGAATAAGATTAAAAATCTTAATGAAATAAGCAAATTATATGGCATAATAAAATTCTTAATCAAAATTAAACTTAATGCCATAATTAAAGATGAAATCAAGGCTGGTTTGAGGTTTAGGTAAACTTGTTTTAAACCAAAATTCAATATTTTCATTTGAAAGCTTAAGCTAACAATAAAAGCAATAAAACTTGATGCTCCTACAACTATTCCTACTCCATTTATTCCAAATAATTTTGCCATAGGCACAATGAATATGAGAAAAATGGTTACCTGCATTGCAGTTATCCAAAAGACAATTTTTGGCTTACCACAAGCCAAAAAAACACCACCCAAACCGGAAGATAGACTATTAAAAACACCTGCGACTGCTAAAATTTTTAAAACGCTTATTGCGCCTATCCACTTCTGTCCATAAACAAAGCTTAATAATTCTTCTGCCAAAAAAATTAGCCCTACTCCAAAAGGAAGGGCAATTAAACTAACATGCTTAAAAACTTTAAAGGATGCCCTTTTTAAATCATCTAAATTTCCTTGAAGTTTGGAATAAGCTGGAAAAATAACGCGCTGGACCTTCCCTCCAAAATAATCTCTAGCAAAATTAGCCAAATTAAAAGCGATTGCATATAGTCCTAAGGCAGCGACCCCCAAAAGCTTTCCCACTAAAAGATTATCTAAATTCATTTTTAAAAACCAAACTACTCCACCCAGAAAAAGGAACTTGCCGAAATGA
Protein-coding sequences here:
- a CDS encoding polysaccharide pyruvyl transferase family protein, whose translation is MASFLSIINSAGRNWRYLLPFKRRIGYIGWVGFGNLGDEIMFEAFKRLFCQFDVLPFKFTHKIELFEKIKKREMFQAVCQGGGTLINAKGYHEKYRIAQERYGKTFVFGTGVRNPIFWNRVKNWQDSLNEWLEILNKSIFVGVRGPISQQLLCERGFDKAEVIGDISLSLAKPGIIAKKRRKVIGINIGVSDSGQWGRDDDILEFIVKFANIMLSKKWNIKFMPVCEKDLLFIKTAARKIGRGVSVFNEYKSMRKIMQFFETCDLFVGEKMHSVILAMCSYTPSIMLEYRPKCLDFMMSMGLEKFNMRTDNLSLDLIIDNINELYDNTEIIQKKIFDRVSYYKDIQRKRSNFISAAINV
- a CDS encoding GNAT family N-acetyltransferase: MIQVQEEGVKEKLKNVWRKDIFSILRSIKALSTRQQKAIDIYILNLWDKSLSSKEADEKKLRLWQEKIQIKTLSKNDRTYFDEYLELRKDILVKRSDLEDVLNLESRYFLAIRDARIIGAICLVLKKIPLRGGFDLEIIFKEDQAYLFQFYVVPEYRGNGLGFFLKSYITDFCRRQGYRYLVGAIDPSNNRSIHILTKLGYEKYARIIVFEQFLMKWHKFKWFKNMIRGLLTLKLFGRKPIKL
- a CDS encoding lipopolysaccharide biosynthesis protein, whose protein sequence is MTSLKKQTVNGIKWLVGLSFISRIISLGTTIVLARILNPATFGLFSLAFIAIDTLGLFKSMGFDSALIRRKDDVEKAANTAFFIIPVLGVSIYLILAISAPVIGKFLNNQEVVGVVRALGVIFIISCFGNVPRALLEKSMQFKNISKIEISTGIIYSITAIILAISGVGIWSLVFAYVLKTFCQNIMFWVFSKWHPRLEFDRKIAFEMFHFGKFLFLGGVVWFLKMNLDNLLVGKLLGVAALGLYAIAFNLANFARDYFGGKVQRVIFPAYSKLQGNLDDLKRASFKVFKHVSLIALPFGVGLIFLAEELLSFVYGQKWIGAISVLKILAVAGVFNSLSSGLGGVFLACGKPKIVFWITAMQVTIFLIFIVPMAKLFGINGVGIVVGASSFIAFIVSLSFQMKILNFGLKQVYLNLKPALISSLIMALSLILIKNFIMPYNLLISLRFLILFSFAIAVYVYSLHRIERNFIIEMKKLVLSQ